The Bombus terrestris chromosome 4, iyBomTerr1.2, whole genome shotgun sequence genome has a window encoding:
- the LOC100651917 gene encoding organic cation transporter 1 isoform X5, translating to MDLRYSRLRQHSCHRDLVCDNSWWPSTSTTFFYVGSLFGNVVFGWIADKWGRRTALFVILFLEVIFSIATSFSPNYIIYTALRTVNGLSFPAIYQIPFILALELMGPRYRTFAGMVISMFFASAMSLLAVLGYLLRHWFTLSLATSVPFVLLFSYYWIIPESPRWLLSKNRIDEAEVIVQRMAKINGRTVPNNFLRKMEMEILRRQGVSCNGTNSGENPEPNPETEVRSPPPAATPMDLIRNPNIRKKFFILAFDWVANAVVYNGLSYNATNLGVSDYLAFFIGGLVEIPSYVITWYAMDRLGRRWVLCLTMLLGGLACVSCMFVPEADAIWVTVSLAMLGKFGIAASFAVFYVFVGELLPTVLRSQAMGIASFIAGIGLLAFPYIVHLAVYSRVLPLIIMGMLSVAGALTSIFLPETLNIHLPQTIEEGELFGADFKLWSCPTLPKSVSSSLSSSSSSSPSSLSLSSRSLFPRENDDDAFFRKENADSNNKSESVPLRFLVNGRPGNRSSPSASLQEEPAASAAAEAATTPATTHLEAENSPSVERASATEQDTGKEFALPVDKRVDDSLIIVVEHRRTQ from the exons ACTTGGTATGCGACAACAGCTGGTGGCCTTCCACATCTACGACCTTCTTCTACGTCGGCAGTCTGTTTGGCAACGTGGTGTTTGGCTGGATCGCGGACAAATGGGGTAGAAGAACGGCGCTCTTCGTTATACTCTTCCTCGAGGTGATATTCTCGATCGCCACCAGTTTCAGCCCCAACTACATCATCTATACGGCGTTGAGGACCGTGAACGGCCTCTCCTTCCCAGCCATTTATCAGATACCCTTTATACTag CTCTGGAGTTGATGGGCCCGAGGTACAGAACGTTCGCCGGAATGGTCATTAGCATGTTCTTCGCGTCGGCGATGTCTCTTCTAGCCGTGCTG GGCTACTTGCTCAGGCATTGGTTCACCCTGTCACTGGCCACCTCGGTTCCGTTCGTTCTTCTCTTCAGCTACTACTGGATCATTCCGGAGTCACCGCGATGGCTTCTCAGCAAGAACAGGATAGACGAGGCGGAGGTGATCGTGCAACGAATGGCGAAGATCAACGGTAGAACGGTGCCGAACAACTTTCTTAGAAAAATGGAG ATGGAGATTCTGCGAAGGCAAGGGGTGTCCTGCAACGGGACGAATTCGGGGGAGAACCCGGAACCGAACCCGGAGACCGAGGTTCGATCGCCACCGCCGGCAGCTACGCCAATGGATTTGATCAGGAACCCGAACATCAGGAAAAAGTTCTTCATCCTGGCGTTCGACTGGGTGGCAAACGCGGTCGTCTACAATGGACTGTCGTATAACGCGACGAATCTCGGTGTCTCCGATTATCTAGCCTTCTTCATCG GTGGACTCGTGGAGATAccgtcgtacgtgataacgtggtACGCTATGGACCGGCTGGGCAGGCGATGGGTATTGTGCCTGACGATGCTTCTAGGCGGACTCGCTTGCGTCTCCTGCATGTTCGTTCCCGAAG CAGACGCCATATGGGTGACTGTATCTCTGGCAATGCTCGGCAAGTTCGGTATCGCCGCGTCGTTCGCGGTCTTCTACGTGTTCGTCGGCGAGCTGTTGCCGACGGTGTTGAGATCGCAAGCGATGGGGATCGCCTCGTTCATCGCCGGCATCGGGCTGCTCGCTTTCCCGTACATCGTTCACCTGGCGGTCTACTCGAGAGTTCTGCCGCTGATCATAATGGGCATGCTCAGCGTCGCCGGAGCTCTCACGTCCATCTTTCTGCCGGAAACCCTGAATATTCACCTGCCGCAAACGATCGAGGAGGGCGAGCTGTTCGGAGCCGACTTCAAGCTCTGGTCCTGCCCCACCTTACCAAAGTCAgtatcgtcgtcgttgtcgtcctcgtcgtcgtcgtcgccgtcgtcttTGTCTTTGTCCTCGCGATCGCTGTTTCCGCGTGAGAACGACGATGATGCGTTTTTCAGGAAGGAGAACGCAGACTCGAACAACAAGTCGGAGTCCGTGCCACTGAGATTCCTGGTGAACGGTCGACCGGGAAATCGTTCGTCGCCGTCCGCTTCGTTGCAAGAGGAGCCAGCGGCGTCAGCAGCAGCGGAAGCAGCGACGACGCCTGCCACGACCCACCTGGAAGCCGAGAATTCGCCGTCCGTTGAACGCGCGAGCGCAACCGAACAGGATACGGGAAAGGAGTTCGCGTTGCCCGTTGACAAACGCGTCGACGATTCACTGATCATCGTCGTGGAACATAGACGAACGCAGTGA
- the LOC100644287 gene encoding tubulin beta-1 chain — protein MREIVHIQAGQCGNQIGAKFWEIISDEHGIDPTGTYHGDSDLQLERINVYYNEASGGKYVPRAILVDLEPGTMDSVRSGPFGQIFRPDNFVFGQSGAGNNWAKGHYTEGAELVDSVLDVVRKEAESCDCLQGFQLTHSLGGGTGSGMGTLLISKIREEYPDRIMNTYSVVPSPKVSDTVVEPYNATLSVHQLVENTDETYCIDNEALYDICFRTLKLSTPTYGDLNHLVSLTMSGVTTCLRFPGQLNADLRKLAVNMVPFPRLHFFMPGFAPLTSRGSQQYRALSVPELTQQMFDAKNMMAACDPRHGRYLTVAAIFRGRMSMKEVDEQMLNIQNKNSSYFVEWIPNNVKTAVCDIPPRGLKMSATFIGNSTAIQELFKRISEQFTAMFRRKAFLHWYTGEGMDEMEFTEAESNMNDLVSEYQQYQEATADEDAEFDEEQEAEVDEN, from the exons ATGAGGGAAATCGTCCACATTCAAGCTGGCCAGTGCGGTAACCAAATTGGCGCAAAG TTTTGGGAAATTATCAGTGACGAGCATGGTATCGACCCAACCGGTACTTACCACGGAGACTCCGACCTTCAGTTGGAGAGAATCAACGTATACTACAATGAGGCGTCCGGTGGTAAATATGTACCACGTGCCATCCTCGTTGATTTGGAGCCAGGCACCATGGATTCCGTTCGCTCGGGACCTTTCGGACAAATATTCAGACCAGACAACTTCGTATTTGGGCAGTCCGGAGCTGGTAACAACTGGGCGAAAGGCCATTACACCGAGGGCGCCGAGCTGGTAGACTCGGTCCTCGATGTAGTCAGAAAAGAAGCCGAAAGCTGCGACTGCTTGCAAGGTTTCCAACTGACTCACTCTTTGGGTGGTGGTACTGGATCCGGCATGGGAACGCTGCTCATTTCGAAAATTCGCGAAGAATACCCCGATAGAATCATGAACACATACTCGGTCGTACCGTCTCCCAAGGTATCAGATACCGTCGTGGAACCGTACAACGCAACACTTTCCGTACATCAACTGGTAGAGAATACGGATGAAACTTACTGTATCGACAACGAGGCCCTTTACGATATTTGCTTCCGCACTCTGAAATTATCTACACCCACCTACGGTGATTTGAACCATCTCGTCTCCCTCACGATGTCCGGTGTCACCACTTGCCTAAGGTTCCCCGGTCAGTTGAACGCTGATCTGAGGAAACTCGCCGTAAATATGGTGCCGTTCCCCCGTCTCCATTTCTTCATGCCAGGATTCGCACCACTCACCTCCCGCGGCAGCCAACAATACAGAGCTCTCTCTGTACCCGAACTCACTCAACAGATGTTCGATGCAAAGAACATGATGGCGGCATGCGATCCCAGGCATGGAAGATATCTCACAGTAGCAGCAATTTTCCGTGGCAGAATGTCGATGAAGGAAGTCGACGAGCAAATGCTCAACATTCAAAACAAGAACAGCTCCTACTTCGTCGAATGGATCCCGAACAACGTGAAGACAGCCGTCTGCGACATCCCACCTCGCGGCTTGAAGATGTCCGCCACCTTTATCGGCAACTCGACAGCTATCCAGGAGCTGTTCAAGAGGATCTCCGAACAATTTACCGCTATGTTCAGGAGAAAAGCTTTCCTTCATTGGTACACCGGCGAGGGTATGGACGAGATGGAATTCACCGAAGCCGAGTCGAACATGAACGATCTGGTTTCGGAGTATCAGCAATACCAAGAAGCCACCGCGGACGAGGATGCGGAATTCGACGAGGAACAGGAAGCGGAAGTCGACGAAAATTAA
- the LOC100643116 gene encoding tubulin beta chain: MREIVHLQAGQCGNQIGAKFWEVISEEHGIDQSGIYHGDSDLQLERISVYYNEASVATSTNGGKYVPRAILLDLEPGTMDAVRSGAYGKLFRPDNFVFGQSGAGNNWAKGHYTEGAELVDSVLDVVRKECENCDCLQGFQLTHSLGGGTGSGMGTLLISKIREEYPDRIMNTYSVMPSPKVSDTVVEPYNATLSVHQLVENTDETYCIDNEALYDICFRTLKVSNPSYGDLNHLVSLTMSGVTTCLRFPGQLNADLRKLAVNMVPFPRLHFFMPGFAPLTSRSMQQYSALSVPELTQQMFDAKNMMAACDPRHGRYLTVAAVFRGRMSMKEVDEQMLSVQNKNSSYFVEWIPNNVKTAVCDIPPKGLKMSSTFIGNTTAIQELFKRISEQFTAMFRRKAFLHWYTGEGMDEMEFTEAESNMNDLVSEYQQYQEATAEEDFEAEECADDFETCDQE, translated from the exons ATGAGGGAAATCGTGCATCTGCAGGCTGGACAATGCGGAAACCAGATCGGTGCAAAG TTCTGGGAAGTAATCTCCGAGGAACATGGCATCGACCAATCGGGCATCTATCACGGAGACAGCGATTTGCAATTGGAGCGAATTTCCGTCTACTATAACGAAGCTTCTG TGGCGACCTCGACAAACGGAGGAAAGTACGTGCCGAGGGCCATTCTCCTGGACCTGGAGCCAGGAACAATGGACGCCGTTCGATCAGGAGCGTACGGCAAGCTGTTCCGGCCGGACAATTTTGTGTTCGGACAATCCGGAGCGGGCAACAACTGGGCGAAGGGACACTACACCGAGGGTGCGGAATTGGTCGACTCGGTTTTGGACGTGGTCAGGAAAGAGTGCGAGAATTGCGACTGCCTGCAGGGCTTTCAGCTGACTCACTCTCTCGGTGGGGGCACCGGATCCGGTATGGGGACGCTGCTCATCTCCAAGATTCGCGAGGAATACCCGGATCGGATCATGAACACGTACTCGGTGATGCCGTCGCCGAAAGTGTCCGACACGGTGGTGGAGCCGTACAACGCTACCCTGTCGGTTCATCAACTGGTCGAGAATACCGACGAGACCTACTGTATCGATAACGAAGCGCTCTACGACATCTGCTTCCGTACCTTGAAGGTCTCGAATCCTAGCTACGGCGATTTGAATCATCTGGTCTCGTTGACCATGTCCGGCGTGACGACTTGCCTCAGGTTTCCCGGACAGCTGAACGCCGATTTGCGAAAGCTCGCGGTCAACATGGTTCCGTTCCCGCGTCTGCACTTTTTCATGCCCGGCTTTGCTCCGTTAACCTCTAGATCTATGCAACAGTATTCAGCCCTGTCGGTACCGGAGCTCACGCAGCAGATGTTCGACGCGAAGAATATGATGGCCGCCTGCGATCCCAGACACGGCCGATACTTGACAGTGGCCGCCGTGTTTCGTGGCAGAATGTCGATGAAGGAGGTGGACGAGCAAATGCTCAGCGTGCAGAACAAAAATAGCTCTTACTTCGTCGAATGGATCCCGAACAACGTGAAGACCGCCGTTTGCGACATTCCGCCCAAGGGTTTGAAAATGTCCTCGACCTTTATCGGGAACACCACCGCCATTCAAGAGCTGTTCAAGCGAATCTCCGAGCAATTCACAGCGATGTTCCGTAGAAAAGCCTTCCTGCACTGGTACACCGGCGAAGGCATGGACGAGATGGAGTTCACCGAGGCTGAGTCGAACATGAACGATTTGGTCTCGGAGTATCAACAATACCAAGAAGCCACCGCGGAAGAAGATTTCGAAGCCGAGGAGTGCGCCGACGACTTTGAGACTTGCGATCAAGAGTAA
- the LOC100646175 gene encoding tubulin beta chain: MREIVHIQAGQCGNQIGAKFWEVISDEHGIDPSGIYHGDSDLQLERINVYYNEASGGKYVPRAILVDLEPGTMDSVRSGPFGHIFRPDNFVFGQSGAGNNWAKGHYTEGAELVDSVLDVVRKEAESCDCLQGFQLTHSLGGGTGSGMGTLLISKIREEYPDRIMTTFSVVPSPKVSDTVVEPYNATLSVHQLVENTDQAYCIDNEALYDICFRTLKLSTPTYGDLNHLVSATMSGVTTCLRFPGQLNADLRKLAVNMVPFPRLHFFMPGFAPLTSRGSQQYRALTVPELTQQMFDAKNMMAACDPRHGRYLTVAAVFRGRMSMKEVDEQMLNIQNKNSFYFVEWIPNNVKTAVCDIPPRGLKMSATFIGNSTAIQELFKRISEQFTAMFRRKAFLHWYTGEGMDEMEFTEAESNMNDLVSEYQQYQEATVEDDGEFDEEEETEK, from the exons ATGAGGGAAATCGTGCACATTCAAGCTGGACAATGTGGCAACCAAATCGGTGCCAAG TTCTGGGAGGTGATCTCTGACGAGCATGGCATCGATCCGAGCGGCATCTATCACGGAGACTCGGACCTGCAGTTGGAAAGGATCAACGTGTACTACAACGAAGCGTCCGGTGGGAAGTACGTACCGCGCGCGATTCTTGTCGATTTGGAACCCGGTACGATGGACTCGGTGCGGTCGGGCCCGTTCGGACACATCTTTCGACCGGACAATTTCGTGTTCGGTCAGTCCGGAGCGGGCAACAATTGGGCGAAAGGACATTACACGGAGGGCGCGGAACTGGTGGACTCGGTGCTCGACGTGGTGAGAAAGGAAGCGGAGAGTTGCGACTGCTTGCAGGGTTTCCAACTGACTCATTCGTTGGGCGGTGGTACCGGTTCCGGTATGGGCACACTTTTGATCTCCAAGATCCGCGAAGAATATCCCGACAGGATAATGACCACGTTCTCGGTGGTACCATCGCCGAAGGTATCCGATACCGTGGTCGAGCCGTATAACGCCACCCTTTCGGTCCATCAACTGGTCGAGAACACCGACCAAGCTTACTGCATCGACAACGAAGCGCTCTACGACATCTGTTTCCGCACGCTCAAGTTATCTACCCCGACGTACGGGGACTTGAACCATCTGGTTTCGGCGACGATGTCGGGAGTAACCACTTGTCTCAGATTCCCCGGACAACTGAACGCCGATCTGCGGAAGTTGGCGGTCAACATGGTTCCGTTTCCGCGTCTGCATTTTTTCATGCCTGGCTTTGCGCCGCTCACCTCTAGAGGAAGCCAGCAGTACAGAGCGTTGACGGTCCCGGAACTCACTCAACAAATGTTCGACGCGAAGAATATGATGGCCGCCTGCGATCCCAGACACGGACGATATCTAACGGTGGCTGCGGTGTTCCGCGGTAGAATGTCGATGAAGGAGGTCGACGAGCAAATGCTCAACATCCAAAACAAGAACAGCTTTTACTTCGTCGAATGGATCCCGAACAATGTGAAAACGGCCGTTTGCGACATCCCGCCTCGCGGCTTAAAGATGTCCGCCACCTTCATCGGCAACTCGACTGCTATCCAGGAGCTGTTCAAGAGAATCTCCGAACAATTTACCGCTATGTTCAGGAGAAAAGCTTTCCTTCATTGGTACACCGGCGAGGGTATGGACGAGATGGAATTCACCGAAGCCGAGTCGAACATGAACGATCTGGTTTCGGAGTATCAGCAATACCAGGAAGCCACCGTGGAGGACGACGGAGAGTTCGACGAGGAGGAAGAGACCGAGAAATGA
- the LOC100649766 gene encoding tubulin beta chain-like produces the protein MREIVHVQIGQCGNNVGAKVSPRAFTNRSFGKRYHATQPVDVCLVVLGGNRGRARSEHGRNVSRGVRAPIATDERIFRGRSRYRLGEVEKANEKDAERIKLFLGGRFVPRAILVDLDPGSLDSVMSGPCGKLFKPDNFATGEAGAANNWAKGYYTEGSELADIALDLIRTEAEACDLMQGIQIVHSLGGGTGGGMTALLMTKLKEEYPERILKTYSVIPSPVMSDVVVEPYNAILTLGKSIEYTDQTFCIDNRALHHICMRVLKIITPTFSDANHLVSSYMSGITACFRFPGQLNTDLRKLLINLVPFPRLHFFVPAYAPLLSRSAAPYTVLSVPELTQQLFNANSMFVCCDPRQAKFLTVAAIFRGRMSTKLVDEQMSNIRNRNSPYFIEWIPNNVQTAMCDIAPRGLAMNASMVSNTTAIQEPFKRLVDAFDGMTKKRAYLHWYTAEGMDETEFSDSRSTMYDLVSEYQRQQEATTETSFVEDPVAEYED, from the exons ATGCGGGAAATCGTACACGTGCAAATCGGCCAATGTGGGAACAACGTCGGAGCGAAGGTAAGCCCGCGCGCATTTACTAACCGTAGTTTCGGTAAACGATATCACGCCACGCAACCGGTAGATGTTTGTCTCGTAGTTTTGGGAGGTAATCGCGGACGAGCACGGTCTGAACATGGACGGAATGTTTCAAGGGGAGTCCGAGCTCCAATTGCAACGGATGAACGTATATTTCGTGGAAGGTCCAGGTATCGTCTCGGAGAAGTCGAAAAAGCGAACGAAAAAGACGCCGAACGGATAAAACTTTTTTTAGGTGGTAGATTCGTTCCGAGAGCCATTCTGGTCGATCTCGATCCAGGAAGCTTGGACTCGGTGATGTCCGGACCATGCGGAAAACTGTTCAAACCGGACAACTTTGCGACGGGTGAGGCTGGCGCGGCGAATAACTGGGCGAAGGGTTACTACACCGAAGGCTCCGAATTAGCCGACATCGCGTTAGATCTGATTCGCACGGAAGCCGAGGCTTGCGATTTGATGCAAG GTATTCAAATAGTCCATTCGCTGGGCGGCGGAACCGGCGGTGGAATGACCGCGTTGCTAATGACCAAGCTAAAGGAGGAATATCCGGAGAGAATACTCAAGACTTACAGCGTGATACCGTCTCCGGTGATGTCGGACGTGGTGGTAGAACCGTACAACGCTATCCTCACTCTCGGCAAATCGATCGAGTACACCGATCAAACGTTCTGCATCGACAATCGAGCGTTGCATCACATTTGCATGCGCGTCTTAAAGATCATCACGCCAACGTTCAGCGACGCGAATCACTTGGTATCCAGTTACATGTCAGGAATCACGGCTTGCTTCAGATTTCCCGGCCAATTAAATACCGACCTGAGAAAATTACTGATCAACCTAGTGCCGTTCCCGAGGCTCCACTTTTTCGTTCCCGCATACGCGCCCCTCCTCTCCCGAAGCGCCGCCCCGTACACGGTGCTCTCGGTACCGGAATTGACGCAGCAGTTGTTTAACGCGAACAGCATGTTCGTTTGCTGCGACCCGAGACAGGCCAAATTCCTCACGGTGGCTGCCATCTTCAGAGGCAGAATGTCGACCAAG CTCGTCGACGAGCAAATGTCGAATATACGAAACAGAAACAGTCCGTATTTCATCGAGTGGATACCGAACAACGTTCAAACTGCGATGTGCGACATCGCTCCGCGAGGACTCGCTATGAACGCCAGCATGGTATCGAACACGACGGCGATACAGGAACCGTTCAAAAGGTTGGTGGACGCGTTCGACGGTATGACGAAGAAACGGGCGTATTTGCATTGGTACACGGCCGAAGGAATGGACGAGACCGAATTTTCCGATTCCCGATCGACGATGTACGATCTCGTCTCGGAGTATCAGCGGCAACAAGAAGCGACGACGGAAACCAGCTTCGTCGAGGATCCGGTGGCGGAGTACGAGGATTGA